One window of Candidatus Nomurabacteria bacterium genomic DNA carries:
- a CDS encoding NUDIX hydrolase — translation MSEIQGHSALTSEDHTSSVTLASGAVIFHDGKVLLVRDQDTFWKVPGGSCDDEESIKETCIREVAEEVGLRIIPGGEPFVYVFNRYDEHADITHYYVLFHYRAEIEGSSDLTIESGSEAAYFYPNDLPEELAPNVALAIDHFKSHNDRDN, via the coding sequence ATGTCTGAAATTCAAGGACATTCAGCACTAACTTCTGAAGATCACACCTCTAGTGTGACACTCGCATCTGGTGCAGTGATATTTCATGATGGCAAGGTATTGTTGGTAAGGGATCAGGATACTTTTTGGAAAGTACCAGGGGGGTCTTGCGATGATGAAGAAAGTATAAAAGAGACATGTATAAGAGAGGTTGCAGAAGAGGTAGGATTACGAATAATCCCTGGAGGTGAACCATTTGTTTATGTATTTAATCGCTACGATGAACATGCTGATATCACGCATTACTACGTATTATTCCATTATAGAGCTGAGATCGAGGGCTCTAGCGATCTAACTATTGAGAGCGGATCAGAGGCCGCCTATTTCTACCCAAATGATCTCCCAGAAGAATTAGCTCCAAATGTAGCTCTCGCAATTGATCACTTCAAATCCCATAATGACAGGGATAACTGA
- a CDS encoding M23 family metallopeptidase, with the protein MGSESRSKQKRERNIFSGLKFRQLVDEADHVAQEVQDVIENNLYFTDEIRFDSGNSIERAPAFNFNGKLKAFGDKAYSLIRRFSITRFLSDLFIYLSARTRVFFVLGSVFGEVVGSQLEVVKRMLIRRMFWGRSSLFRFSLQFFTIFLVMLVFMSGTYRTKAIEANYQIASQIPNVSENKKTDTFVQNSSTKTQINTNAGRFELVTYIVKGGDTLSTIASQYDLNVQTLLWANDLTENDFIRPGMELVIPWGDGVVVEIKSGDTIETLATKYEINGQLIVDANLLAPPYVLEVGQKIFLPDAVMPAPPAPPPVRNAPIYSGITSPVSTGVSQTPNTGGSRWLGWPSTGGRLTQCFSGWHNGIDIADRSYPAVVAAAPGTVTFSGCQSGNCPPPGQEVGGWGLAWTVIIDHGNGYSTVYGHLNSLYVTSGQSVSAGQAIGQMGQSGLAYGIHVHFMVVYSGTWSAVNPAQFMTTSICGY; encoded by the coding sequence TTGGGTTCAGAATCTAGGAGTAAACAAAAGCGTGAGCGAAACATATTCAGTGGTTTGAAGTTCAGGCAATTGGTGGATGAAGCAGATCATGTCGCTCAGGAAGTTCAGGATGTCATAGAGAACAATCTCTATTTCACCGACGAGATCCGGTTTGACTCTGGAAATTCGATCGAAAGAGCACCAGCCTTTAACTTCAACGGCAAGCTAAAAGCATTTGGTGATAAAGCATATTCCCTTATCAGAAGGTTTTCTATCACTCGTTTCCTGTCAGATCTCTTTATCTATCTATCAGCCAGGACCAGGGTGTTTTTTGTACTTGGGTCGGTTTTTGGTGAGGTGGTCGGATCGCAGTTGGAGGTTGTGAAAAGGATGCTTATTCGTCGTATGTTCTGGGGCAGAAGTAGCCTCTTTAGGTTCTCGTTGCAATTCTTTACTATCTTTCTAGTGATGTTGGTCTTTATGTCTGGGACTTATAGGACTAAGGCTATAGAGGCAAATTACCAAATAGCTTCACAGATACCAAATGTATCTGAAAACAAAAAGACAGATACGTTTGTCCAAAATTCTTCAACAAAAACTCAAATAAATACAAATGCAGGTCGCTTTGAATTAGTGACCTATATCGTAAAAGGTGGTGATACCCTCAGTACTATAGCTTCTCAATATGACTTAAATGTTCAAACGCTTCTCTGGGCTAATGATCTTACAGAAAATGATTTTATCCGACCTGGTATGGAATTGGTCATCCCTTGGGGTGACGGAGTTGTAGTTGAGATAAAGAGTGGTGATACGATCGAGACTTTGGCGACAAAATATGAGATCAATGGTCAGTTGATCGTAGATGCAAATCTTTTAGCACCTCCATATGTACTTGAGGTCGGTCAGAAAATATTTCTCCCTGATGCTGTTATGCCTGCACCTCCTGCGCCTCCTCCTGTAAGGAACGCACCGATCTACTCAGGTATTACCTCTCCTGTATCTACAGGCGTCTCACAAACACCTAATACAGGCGGTTCTAGGTGGCTCGGATGGCCTTCGACAGGTGGTCGGTTGACCCAATGTTTCAGCGGTTGGCACAATGGGATCGATATCGCTGATCGTTCGTATCCTGCTGTAGTTGCCGCAGCACCCGGAACTGTGACATTCTCAGGATGCCAATCAGGAAACTGTCCTCCACCCGGTCAGGAAGTTGGTGGATGGGGTCTTGCCTGGACAGTGATTATTGATCATGGAAATGGTTATTCGACAGTTTACGGTCATCTTAATTCGCTATATGTCACATCCGGCCAAAGCGTTTCTGCAGGTCAAGCTATCGGACAGATGGGACAGAGCGGTTTAGCTTACGGTATCCATGTACACTTTATGGTGGTGTATAGCGGAACCTGGAGTGCAGTGAATCCTGCCCAATTCATGACTACGAGTATTTGTGGGTATTAG
- the rho gene encoding transcription termination factor Rho has translation MTMSLKSLEELTIAELRTKAKGLKMQDFMELRKRDLIIEILKASTKQDGFIFVDGLLEIMKDGTHGVLRTDGVLPGENDVYISGSQIKKFNLRSGDMVTGPARLPKDKEKYLSLLRVDSVNQKSAAEATSRPYFNKMTPIFPEKQIKLETTQEVFSTRMIDLLAPIGFGQRAMIVAPPKAGKTTLLKEIAHGVSENHPEAKLMVVLVGERPEEVTDMERSVKGDVFASNFDEMPEHNCKVAEMALEKAKRLVEWGEDVVILMDSITRLARAYNITMPTSGRTLSGGFDPVALYPPKRFFGAARNFEQGGSLTIVATALVDTGSRMDDLVYEEFKGTGNMELHLDRKLQQRRVFPAIDVVRSSTRNEEKLLDKDVLNQSWRIRRMLEMLGGDENPTEVLIERMKKTKDNTEFLATLHEA, from the coding sequence ATGACAATGAGCCTCAAATCCCTTGAAGAACTTACTATCGCCGAACTACGTACAAAGGCTAAAGGTTTGAAGATGCAAGATTTCATGGAGCTTCGTAAGCGAGATCTTATCATCGAGATCTTAAAGGCTTCTACTAAGCAAGATGGGTTTATTTTTGTTGATGGTCTATTGGAGATCATGAAGGATGGAACCCATGGTGTATTGCGTACAGATGGCGTTCTCCCAGGTGAAAATGATGTATACATCTCAGGATCTCAGATCAAGAAGTTCAATCTACGAAGTGGGGATATGGTTACTGGACCTGCAAGATTACCAAAAGACAAAGAGAAGTATCTAAGTCTATTGCGTGTAGATAGTGTAAATCAGAAGAGTGCAGCAGAAGCAACCTCTCGCCCATATTTCAACAAGATGACACCAATATTCCCGGAGAAACAGATCAAACTTGAGACAACACAAGAAGTTTTCTCAACACGAATGATCGATCTTCTTGCTCCTATCGGTTTTGGACAGAGGGCTATGATAGTTGCCCCTCCTAAGGCTGGTAAGACGACCCTACTAAAAGAGATCGCACATGGTGTATCAGAGAACCACCCAGAGGCGAAACTTATGGTAGTACTAGTAGGTGAGCGACCCGAAGAGGTGACAGACATGGAAAGAAGTGTGAAAGGTGATGTATTTGCATCAAATTTCGATGAAATGCCCGAGCACAACTGTAAAGTTGCTGAAATGGCTTTGGAAAAAGCAAAGAGGTTGGTCGAATGGGGTGAGGATGTTGTTATCCTTATGGATAGTATCACTAGATTAGCCCGTGCATATAACATCACGATGCCAACATCAGGTCGTACTCTTTCAGGAGGTTTCGATCCAGTGGCACTTTATCCACCAAAGAGATTTTTTGGTGCTGCAAGGAATTTTGAACAGGGTGGCAGTTTGACCATTGTTGCTACAGCACTTGTTGATACGGGTAGTCGTATGGATGATCTTGTATATGAGGAATTCAAAGGTACAGGTAATATGGAACTACATCTGGATAGGAAACTTCAACAGAGAAGGGTCTTCCCAGCTATTGATGTCGTTCGTTCTAGTACTAGAAATGAGGAAAAGCTACTCGATAAAGATGTTCTAAATCAATCATGGAGAATTCGAAGGATGCTTGAAATGCTTGGAGGAGATGAGAATCCAACAGAAGTATTGATAGAGCGTATGAAGAAGACAAAAGATAATACAGAGTTCTTAGCTACCTTACACGAAGCTTGA